From the genome of Streptomyces sp. NBC_01260, one region includes:
- a CDS encoding DUF5304 domain-containing protein gives MSEATDRPVDDDAWAQACAEDLAAEKARRRAEYGPPPGSAAEELRKLIDAVADKVSSLQSPLFGMAAQGAVQQVIKQAKSAVEPVIERNPDVFDHIAAAGGELLAAYRSAVEGQERRWTQGAGDPAGTEKKADDATDPRDEGPGTGEQIDLD, from the coding sequence ATGAGCGAAGCCACCGATCGTCCCGTCGACGACGACGCGTGGGCGCAGGCCTGCGCCGAGGACCTCGCCGCCGAGAAGGCCCGCCGCCGTGCCGAGTACGGACCGCCGCCCGGCTCCGCGGCCGAGGAGCTGCGCAAGCTGATCGACGCGGTGGCCGACAAGGTCTCCTCCCTCCAGTCGCCGCTGTTCGGCATGGCGGCGCAGGGCGCGGTGCAGCAGGTCATCAAGCAGGCGAAGTCCGCGGTCGAACCCGTCATCGAACGCAATCCAGACGTTTTCGACCACATTGCCGCAGCCGGCGGCGAACTGCTCGCCGCCTACCGCTCCGCCGTCGAGGGTCAGGAACGCCGCTGGACCCAGGGCGCGGGAGACCCCGCGGGCACCGAAAAGAAGGCGGACGACGCCACCGACCCCCGCGACGAGGGGCCCGGCACCGGCGAGCAGATCGACCTGGACTGA
- a CDS encoding AMP-dependent synthetase/ligase encodes MREFSLPALYEVPADGNLTDLIRRNAAQHPDVAVMSRKVAGVWTDVTATQFLTEVRAAAKGLIAAGVEPGDRVALMSRTRYEWVLLDFAIWSAGAVTVPVYETSSAEQVQWILGDSGAVAVLVESDAHTEAVASVRDRLPELRHVWQIDKGAVGVLTASGTEVSEETVDLRSRSAKADDPATIVYTSGTTGRPKGCVLTHRSFFAECGNVVERLKPLFRTGECSVLLFLPAAHVFGRLVEVASVMAPIKLGCVPDIKNLTDELAAFRPTLILGVPRVFEKVYNSARAKAQADGKGKIFDKAANTAIAYSRALGTPQGPSVGLRFKHKVFDRLVYSKLRAVLGGRGEYAISGGAPLGERLGHFYRGIGFTVLEGYGLTETCAATAFNPWDRQKIGTVGQPLPGSVVRIADDGEVLLHGEHLFSGYWNNEVATAEALADGWFHTGDIGTLDEDGYLAITGRKKEIIVTAGGKNVAPAVIEDRIRGHALVAECMVVGDGRPFVGALVTLDQEFLGRWAEEHGKPVGSTALSLREDPELLAEVQRAVDDGNAAVSKAESVRKFRILAAQFTEEAGHITPSLKLKRNVVAKDFADEVESIYRS; translated from the coding sequence TTGCGCGAGTTCAGCCTTCCGGCCCTGTACGAGGTCCCCGCGGACGGCAACCTGACGGATCTCATCCGCCGCAATGCCGCTCAGCATCCCGATGTCGCGGTGATGAGCCGCAAAGTGGCGGGCGTCTGGACCGACGTCACCGCCACGCAGTTCCTGACCGAGGTCAGAGCCGCCGCCAAGGGGCTGATCGCCGCCGGTGTCGAACCCGGCGACCGGGTCGCCCTGATGTCCCGCACCCGCTACGAGTGGGTGCTGCTGGACTTCGCGATCTGGAGCGCGGGCGCCGTCACCGTGCCGGTGTACGAGACCAGTTCGGCCGAGCAGGTCCAGTGGATCCTCGGCGACTCGGGCGCCGTCGCGGTCCTGGTGGAGAGCGACGCGCACACCGAGGCCGTGGCCTCCGTGCGCGACCGGCTGCCGGAGCTGCGCCATGTGTGGCAGATCGACAAGGGTGCGGTCGGCGTGCTCACCGCTTCGGGTACGGAGGTCTCCGAGGAGACCGTGGATCTGCGCAGCAGGAGCGCCAAGGCCGACGACCCGGCCACCATCGTCTACACCTCGGGCACCACCGGACGCCCCAAGGGCTGTGTGCTCACGCACCGCAGCTTCTTCGCGGAGTGCGGCAACGTGGTGGAACGGCTCAAGCCCCTCTTCCGTACCGGCGAGTGCTCCGTCCTGCTCTTCCTGCCGGCCGCGCACGTCTTCGGACGGCTGGTCGAGGTCGCCTCCGTGATGGCCCCGATCAAGCTCGGCTGCGTACCGGACATCAAGAACCTCACCGATGAACTGGCCGCGTTCCGGCCGACCCTGATCCTCGGGGTGCCGCGGGTCTTCGAGAAGGTCTACAACTCGGCGCGCGCCAAGGCCCAGGCCGACGGCAAGGGCAAGATCTTCGACAAGGCCGCGAACACGGCGATCGCCTACAGCCGCGCGCTGGGCACACCGCAGGGTCCGTCCGTGGGCCTGCGGTTCAAGCACAAGGTGTTCGACCGGCTCGTCTACAGCAAGCTGCGGGCCGTGCTCGGCGGACGCGGCGAGTACGCGATCTCCGGCGGTGCGCCGCTCGGCGAGCGGCTCGGGCACTTCTACCGCGGGATCGGCTTCACCGTCCTGGAGGGCTACGGCCTGACCGAGACGTGCGCGGCCACCGCGTTCAACCCGTGGGACCGCCAGAAGATCGGCACGGTCGGCCAGCCGCTGCCCGGCTCGGTCGTGCGGATCGCCGACGACGGCGAGGTGCTGCTGCACGGCGAGCACCTGTTCTCCGGGTACTGGAACAACGAGGTGGCGACGGCCGAGGCGCTGGCCGACGGCTGGTTCCACACCGGCGACATCGGCACCCTCGACGAGGACGGCTATCTCGCGATCACCGGCCGCAAGAAGGAGATCATCGTCACGGCGGGCGGCAAGAACGTCGCTCCCGCCGTCATCGAGGACCGCATCCGCGGGCACGCCCTGGTGGCGGAGTGCATGGTGGTCGGCGACGGACGCCCGTTCGTGGGCGCGCTGGTGACGCTGGACCAGGAGTTCCTGGGCCGCTGGGCCGAGGAGCACGGCAAGCCGGTCGGCTCCACCGCCCTGTCGCTGCGCGAGGACCCGGAGCTGCTGGCCGAGGTGCAGCGGGCGGTCGACGACGGCAACGCCGCGGTGTCCAAGGCCGAGTCCGTACGCAAGTTCCGCATCCTGGCCGCCCAGTTCACCGAGGAGGCGGGCCACATCACGCCGTCGCTGAAGCTGAAGCGGAACGTGGTGGCGAAGGACTTCGCGGACGAGGTCGAATCGATCTACCGCTCCTGA
- a CDS encoding ArsA family ATPase, producing the protein MRTVLVTGPGGSGRTTVAAATALAGSRRGARTLLISADAIPGFPSATEPAQVTDTLWSVRTDSAEHFRGELLALQDQLSGVLGLLGGNQLDGEELTELPGSDQLALLQSLRRAARGDWSRDGYDLLVVDLPPLREALAVLALPEQLRRYLRRLLPQERQAARALRPMLAQLAGVPMPAQWLYEAAARRDAELAAVQALIEDRATTLRLVAEPGPAAEDALRTARTGLALQGLRVDALVANRVLPRHSADPWFAALAAQQEKCLDHWREEWAAEAPPVEVPHLGRDPQGPDDLTGLTSTSGPTGTDDTLDVPMDGRAPGRAEDPWWIEESGAPDGADGPDGILVWCLRLPGAVKKDLQLVRRGSELLLTVGPFHRIVPLESALRRCTVSGAALTDGVLRVRFTPDPDLWPRTS; encoded by the coding sequence GTGCGTACGGTCCTGGTCACCGGCCCCGGCGGCTCCGGCCGTACCACCGTCGCGGCGGCGACCGCGCTGGCCGGCTCCCGCCGCGGCGCCCGCACCCTGCTGATCTCGGCGGACGCCATACCCGGCTTCCCCTCGGCCACCGAGCCCGCACAGGTCACCGACACCCTGTGGTCCGTCCGGACCGACTCCGCGGAGCACTTCCGCGGCGAACTCCTCGCCCTCCAGGACCAGCTGTCCGGTGTGCTCGGCCTGCTCGGCGGCAACCAGCTGGACGGTGAGGAGCTCACCGAACTCCCCGGCAGCGACCAGCTCGCCCTCCTGCAGAGCCTGCGCCGCGCCGCGCGGGGCGACTGGTCCCGCGACGGCTACGACCTCCTCGTCGTCGACCTGCCGCCGCTGCGTGAAGCCCTCGCCGTACTGGCCCTGCCCGAACAGCTGCGCCGCTATCTGCGCCGGCTGCTGCCCCAGGAGCGCCAGGCCGCACGCGCCCTGCGCCCGATGCTCGCCCAGCTGGCCGGCGTGCCCATGCCCGCACAGTGGCTGTACGAGGCGGCAGCCCGGCGCGACGCCGAACTGGCCGCCGTCCAGGCACTCATCGAGGACCGGGCCACCACACTCCGGCTGGTCGCCGAACCGGGCCCGGCCGCCGAGGACGCGCTGCGCACCGCCCGGACCGGACTCGCCCTGCAGGGACTGCGCGTCGATGCGCTGGTGGCCAACCGGGTGCTGCCCCGGCACTCCGCGGACCCCTGGTTCGCGGCGCTCGCCGCACAGCAGGAGAAGTGCCTCGACCACTGGCGCGAGGAGTGGGCCGCCGAAGCCCCGCCGGTGGAGGTGCCGCACCTGGGCCGTGACCCGCAGGGCCCCGACGACCTCACCGGTCTCACCAGCACCTCCGGTCCCACCGGCACCGATGACACGCTCGACGTGCCCATGGACGGCCGGGCCCCGGGCCGTGCCGAGGATCCCTGGTGGATCGAGGAATCCGGCGCGCCGGACGGGGCCGACGGCCCGGACGGAATACTGGTCTGGTGCCTGCGGCTGCCCGGAGCGGTCAAGAAGGACCTCCAGCTGGTCCGCCGCGGCAGCGAACTCCTGCTCACCGTCGGCCCGTTCCACCGCATCGTGCCCCTGGAGTCCGCGCTGCGCCGCTGCACCGTCTCCGGCGCCGCGCTCACGGACGGGGTGCTGCGCGTCCGGTTCACGCCCGACCCGGACCTGTGGCCCAGGACGAGCTGA
- a CDS encoding glycosyltransferase family 4 protein — MDKTLIVTNDFPPRPGGIQAFLHNMALRLDPDRIVVYASTWKRGPEGAAATAAFDAEQPFTVVRDRTTMLLPTPRVTRRAVQLLRTHGCSSVWFGAAAPLGLMAPALRRAGARRLVATTHGHEAGWAQLPASRQLLRRIGEGTDTVTYLGEYTRSRIAAALTPAAAERMVQLPPGVDEKTFHPESGGDLVRARLGLTDRPVVVCVSRLVPRKGQDTLILAMPAILAEVPDAVLLIVGGGPYAGELRKLAAGTGVLDSVRFTGAVPWAELPAHYGAGDVFAMPCRTRRGGLDVEGLGIVYLEASATGLPVVAGDSGGAPDAVLDGETGWVVRGGSAEEAAERIVALLGDAELRRRMGERGRAWVEEKWRWDLLAEKLRALL, encoded by the coding sequence ATGGACAAGACCCTGATCGTGACCAACGACTTCCCGCCCCGCCCCGGTGGCATCCAGGCGTTCCTGCACAACATGGCGCTCCGGCTGGACCCGGACCGGATCGTTGTCTACGCCTCCACCTGGAAGCGCGGCCCCGAGGGCGCCGCGGCCACCGCCGCCTTCGACGCCGAGCAGCCCTTCACCGTGGTCCGCGACCGCACGACGATGCTGCTGCCGACCCCGCGGGTGACCCGGCGCGCCGTCCAGCTGCTGCGCACCCACGGCTGCTCGTCCGTCTGGTTCGGCGCCGCCGCCCCGCTCGGGCTGATGGCACCGGCCCTGCGCCGGGCCGGTGCGCGCCGGCTGGTCGCCACCACCCACGGGCACGAGGCCGGCTGGGCCCAGCTGCCCGCCTCCCGGCAGCTGCTGCGGCGGATCGGCGAGGGCACGGACACCGTCACCTATCTCGGCGAGTACACCAGGTCCCGGATCGCCGCCGCGCTCACCCCGGCGGCGGCGGAGCGCATGGTCCAGCTGCCGCCCGGCGTGGACGAGAAGACCTTCCACCCGGAGTCCGGGGGCGATCTGGTCCGGGCCCGGCTCGGGCTCACCGACCGGCCGGTCGTCGTCTGCGTGTCCCGGCTGGTGCCCCGCAAGGGCCAGGACACCCTGATCCTCGCGATGCCCGCGATCCTGGCCGAGGTGCCCGACGCCGTCCTGCTGATCGTCGGCGGCGGACCGTACGCGGGGGAGCTGAGGAAGCTGGCCGCCGGGACCGGAGTGCTGGACTCGGTGCGGTTCACCGGAGCGGTGCCCTGGGCGGAACTGCCCGCGCACTACGGGGCCGGTGACGTCTTCGCGATGCCGTGCCGCACCCGGCGCGGCGGTCTCGACGTGGAGGGCCTCGGCATCGTCTACCTGGAGGCGTCCGCGACCGGGCTGCCGGTGGTGGCGGGCGACTCGGGCGGCGCCCCGGACGCGGTGCTCGACGGCGAGACCGGCTGGGTGGTGCGCGGCGGTTCGGCCGAGGAGGCGGCGGAGCGGATCGTCGCGCTGCTCGGCGACGCGGAGCTGCGCCGGCGGATGGGGGAGCGGGGCCGCGCCTGGGTCGAGGAGAAGTGGCGCTGGGACCTGCTGGCGGAGAAGCTCAGGGCGCTGCTCTGA
- a CDS encoding metallophosphoesterase family protein — protein MGAGPNSRGAAAGRRTRIHVVSDVHGNTEALARAGDGADALVCLGDLVLFLDYADHSRGIFPELFGVESADRIVALRTERRFEEARDFGRGLWAGVDRDAAIVSAVRKQYAEMFAALPAPTYATYGNVDIPGLWPEYAGPGTTVLDGERVEIGGRVFGFVGGGLQTPMRTPYEISDEEYAAKIEAVGEVDVLCTHIPPDVPELTYDTVARRFERGSRALLDAIRRTRPRYSVFGHVHQPLVRRMRIGATECVNVGHFASTGRPWALEW, from the coding sequence ATGGGAGCCGGACCGAACAGCCGGGGGGCCGCCGCCGGGCGGCGCACCCGAATTCACGTGGTCAGCGACGTGCACGGGAACACCGAGGCGCTGGCCCGCGCGGGGGACGGCGCCGACGCCCTCGTCTGCCTGGGCGACCTGGTGCTCTTCCTCGACTACGCCGATCACTCGCGCGGCATCTTCCCGGAACTCTTCGGGGTGGAGAGCGCCGACCGGATCGTCGCCCTGCGCACCGAACGCCGTTTCGAGGAGGCCCGGGACTTCGGCCGGGGCCTGTGGGCGGGCGTGGACCGCGACGCCGCGATCGTCTCGGCGGTGCGCAAGCAGTACGCCGAGATGTTCGCCGCGCTGCCCGCCCCGACGTACGCCACCTACGGCAACGTCGACATCCCCGGCCTGTGGCCCGAGTACGCCGGCCCCGGAACCACCGTCCTGGACGGCGAACGCGTCGAGATCGGCGGCCGCGTCTTCGGGTTCGTCGGCGGTGGCCTGCAGACCCCGATGCGCACCCCGTACGAGATCAGCGACGAGGAGTACGCCGCCAAGATCGAGGCGGTCGGCGAGGTCGACGTGCTCTGCACGCACATCCCGCCCGACGTCCCGGAGCTGACGTACGACACCGTGGCGCGCCGTTTCGAACGCGGCAGCCGGGCCCTGCTCGACGCCATCCGCCGGACCCGGCCCCGGTACTCCGTGTTCGGCCATGTCCACCAGCCCCTGGTCCGCCGGATGCGGATCGGCGCCACCGAGTGCGTGAACGTCGGCCACTTCGCCTCGACCGGCAGGCCGTGGGCGCTGGAGTGGTGA
- a CDS encoding SRPBCC family protein: protein MAEHTSSSITIEAAPADVMGVIADFDRYPEWTGEVKEAEVLASDDRGRAEKVRLVLDAGAIKDDHTLAYTWIGDYEVSWTLVKSQMLRAIDGSYALAPLGDGDRTEVTYRLTVDVKIPMLGMIKRKAEKVIIDRALAGLKKRVESVPKA from the coding sequence ATGGCTGAACACACCAGCTCGAGCATCACCATCGAGGCGGCACCGGCCGACGTCATGGGCGTGATCGCCGACTTCGACCGCTATCCGGAATGGACCGGCGAGGTCAAGGAGGCCGAGGTGCTCGCCTCCGACGACCGCGGCCGCGCCGAGAAGGTCCGCCTGGTCCTCGACGCCGGGGCGATCAAGGACGACCACACCCTCGCGTACACCTGGATCGGCGACTACGAGGTCAGCTGGACCCTGGTCAAGTCCCAGATGCTGCGCGCCATCGACGGCTCCTACGCACTGGCCCCGCTCGGCGACGGCGACCGCACCGAGGTCACCTACCGGCTGACCGTCGACGTCAAGATCCCGATGCTCGGAATGATCAAGCGCAAGGCGGAGAAGGTCATCATCGACCGCGCCCTGGCCGGCCTGAAGAAGCGCGTCGAGTCCGTCCCGAAGGCCTGA
- a CDS encoding NYN domain-containing protein, with the protein MEQPAGGAASADAADDAVEVLDRPLPEGVRRRVVALVSDAFGGLTVTELPAQLRQYARFTPTRRAKFAGNAMAAALEGDAAFRRRIGERLRETQPELSAALEAGSPPAAADPVDVAAAAYVLRPAGWVKLLAAAGEEAQRADAERADDEIRRELGRLSEELAQARAQTRSETERLRSDLDAARKEAESLQRKLRSAANEVKRGEAALRQGRAESDAVRAEAAAQVSAAESETRRLRARLGEAEASVEAGRRAAREGRSVEDMRLRLLLDTVLEAAGGLRRELALPPSSMRPADTVDAVEPGRMSPKDIAARALSDTDPALLDQLLALPQAHLIVDGYNVTKTGYPQLPLEKQRLRLLGGLSMLAAQTGAEMTCVFDGAELAAPVLLAPPRGVRVLFSRAGVTADELIRQLARAEPSGRPVVVVSTDREVADGVAKAGARPVASLLLLKRLSRV; encoded by the coding sequence GTGGAGCAGCCCGCTGGCGGCGCCGCGTCGGCCGATGCGGCCGACGATGCCGTGGAGGTGCTCGACCGCCCGCTGCCCGAAGGTGTACGGCGTCGGGTCGTCGCGCTGGTCTCGGACGCGTTCGGCGGCCTCACGGTCACCGAACTCCCGGCCCAGCTCAGACAGTACGCCCGCTTCACGCCGACCCGGCGTGCCAAGTTCGCCGGGAACGCGATGGCGGCCGCCCTGGAGGGCGACGCCGCGTTCCGCCGGCGCATCGGCGAACGGCTGAGGGAGACCCAGCCGGAGCTGAGTGCCGCCCTGGAGGCCGGCTCGCCGCCCGCCGCCGCCGACCCCGTCGATGTGGCCGCCGCGGCCTATGTGCTCCGTCCGGCCGGCTGGGTGAAGCTCCTCGCCGCCGCGGGTGAGGAGGCGCAGCGGGCCGACGCCGAGCGGGCCGACGACGAGATCCGGCGCGAACTGGGACGGCTGAGCGAGGAACTCGCCCAGGCCCGCGCCCAGACGAGGAGCGAGACCGAACGGCTCCGCAGTGACCTCGACGCGGCCCGCAAGGAGGCCGAGTCGCTCCAGCGCAAACTGCGCAGCGCGGCCAACGAGGTGAAGCGCGGCGAGGCCGCGCTGCGCCAGGGCAGGGCCGAGAGCGACGCCGTACGGGCCGAGGCGGCCGCCCAGGTCTCGGCGGCGGAGAGCGAGACCCGGAGGCTGCGGGCCCGGCTCGGCGAGGCGGAGGCGTCCGTCGAGGCGGGGCGCCGGGCCGCCCGCGAGGGGCGGTCGGTCGAGGACATGCGGCTGCGGCTGCTGCTCGACACGGTGCTCGAAGCGGCCGGCGGACTGCGCCGCGAACTGGCCCTGCCGCCGTCCTCGATGCGCCCCGCGGACACCGTCGACGCCGTCGAGCCGGGCCGGATGTCACCCAAGGACATTGCCGCCAGAGCCCTTTCGGACACCGATCCGGCGCTGCTGGACCAACTCCTCGCGCTGCCGCAGGCGCACCTCATCGTGGACGGCTACAACGTCACCAAGACCGGCTATCCGCAGCTTCCGCTGGAGAAGCAGCGGCTGCGGCTGCTGGGCGGCCTGTCGATGCTCGCCGCCCAGACGGGCGCCGAGATGACCTGCGTCTTCGACGGGGCCGAGCTGGCCGCTCCGGTGCTGCTCGCGCCGCCCCGGGGGGTGCGGGTGCTGTTCAGCAGGGCGGGGGTCACCGCGGACGAGCTCATCCGGCAGCTCGCGCGCGCCGAACCGTCCGGGCGGCCCGTCGTGGTGGTCTCGACCGACCGCGAGGTGGCCGACGGAGTGGCGAAGGCGGGGGCCAGGCCCGTTGCGTCCCTCTTGCTCCTGAAGCGGCTTTCGCGCGTTTAG
- a CDS encoding C40 family peptidase yields MVSHRRSTQPGLNRSARATVLSAAAATAAATLGAATANAEPQDTRQSAGARVDRLYAEAEQATEQYNKAGEDVRRLRGEVDRAQDRAARGQERVNAMRTELGSAARAQYRSGGIDPSLALLLSSDPDNYLDRAAVLGRVNDSRANTLAELRRAQRVLAQTRAEAAGSLADLERGRAAVSRHKRTVVRKLTEARRLLKSLPGADRAAFERASRTGRDTGAGTVAGLPAGSARAAAAVMAVHRALGRPYVWGASGPFGFDCSGLMQWAYAQAGVSLPRTSQAQRYAGRMVPLSEARPGDLVTYRADASHIGMYVGNGQVIHAPYPGAPVRYDPVGMMPVSSVTRV; encoded by the coding sequence GTGGTGTCCCATCGCCGTTCCACACAGCCCGGCCTGAACCGGAGCGCCCGGGCCACTGTCCTGTCGGCCGCGGCGGCGACCGCCGCCGCGACGCTCGGCGCGGCCACCGCGAACGCCGAACCGCAGGACACCCGGCAGAGCGCCGGGGCCCGGGTGGACCGCCTCTACGCCGAGGCCGAGCAGGCCACCGAGCAGTACAACAAGGCCGGTGAGGACGTGAGACGGCTGCGCGGTGAGGTGGACCGGGCGCAGGACCGGGCGGCCCGGGGGCAGGAGCGCGTCAACGCGATGCGTACGGAACTCGGTTCCGCGGCCCGTGCGCAGTACCGGTCCGGCGGCATCGACCCCTCGCTCGCCCTGCTGCTCTCCTCCGATCCGGACAACTACCTCGACCGGGCCGCCGTGCTGGGCCGGGTGAACGACAGCCGGGCCAACACCCTGGCCGAACTCCGCAGGGCCCAGCGGGTGCTGGCCCAGACCCGGGCGGAGGCCGCCGGTTCGCTCGCGGACCTGGAGCGCGGCCGCGCGGCCGTCAGCCGCCACAAGCGGACCGTCGTGCGCAAGCTCACCGAGGCCAGGCGGCTGCTGAAATCACTTCCCGGCGCCGACCGGGCGGCGTTCGAGCGGGCCTCGCGCACCGGCCGGGACACCGGGGCCGGGACGGTGGCCGGACTCCCGGCGGGCTCGGCGAGGGCGGCGGCCGCCGTCATGGCCGTCCACCGGGCGCTGGGCCGCCCGTATGTCTGGGGCGCGAGCGGGCCCTTCGGATTCGACTGCTCCGGGCTGATGCAGTGGGCGTACGCACAGGCCGGGGTCAGCCTGCCCCGCACCTCGCAGGCCCAGCGGTACGCCGGCCGGATGGTGCCGCTCTCCGAGGCCCGGCCCGGCGATCTGGTCACCTACCGCGCGGACGCCAGTCATATCGGGATGTATGTGGGGAACGGCCAGGTCATCCATGCCCCGTACCCCGGCGCCCCGGTCCGCTACGACCCCGTCGGCATGATGCCCGTCTCCTCGGTCACCCGGGTCTGA
- a CDS encoding C40 family peptidase, giving the protein MASHRRPKNPSRTRVTVLTATAAAAVALTSQAAHADPKPTKSEVKAEVDKLYHEAEAATEQYSGAKEKQEKLEKQVGALQDKVARGQEELNTLRAGLGSIAAAQYRSGGIDPSVQLFLASDPDSFLDQASSLDQLTAKQAESLTKIQEKQRSLAQERKEAQDKLNDLADVRKTLGEKKKQQQGKLAEAQKVLNTLTAAERAKMREDDLRASRSAGDRVDLGSEVPASARGAAALQAASTQQGKPYVSGGTGPNSFDCSGLTQWAYHQAGVEITRTTYTQINQGTQIGRSQLKPGDLVFFSNTSHVALYAGNNTVLHAPKPGAVVRFESMNTVGSYQTAVRI; this is encoded by the coding sequence GTGGCGTCCCACCGTCGACCCAAGAACCCGAGCCGCACCCGTGTGACCGTGCTCACCGCGACCGCCGCTGCGGCCGTGGCCCTGACCTCCCAGGCCGCTCACGCCGACCCCAAGCCGACCAAGAGCGAGGTCAAGGCGGAGGTCGACAAGCTCTACCACGAGGCGGAGGCGGCCACCGAGCAGTACAGCGGGGCCAAGGAGAAGCAGGAGAAGCTCGAGAAGCAGGTCGGCGCGCTGCAGGACAAGGTGGCGCGCGGTCAGGAGGAGCTCAACACGCTCCGTGCCGGGCTCGGTTCGATCGCCGCCGCGCAGTACCGCTCGGGTGGCATCGACCCCTCGGTGCAGCTCTTCCTCGCCTCGGACCCGGACAGCTTCCTCGACCAGGCCTCCTCGCTGGACCAGTTGACGGCCAAGCAGGCCGAGTCGCTGACGAAGATCCAGGAGAAGCAGCGGTCCCTCGCGCAGGAGCGCAAGGAGGCCCAGGACAAGCTGAACGACCTCGCGGACGTCCGCAAGACGCTCGGCGAGAAGAAGAAGCAGCAGCAGGGCAAGCTCGCCGAGGCCCAGAAGGTGCTCAACACCCTGACCGCCGCCGAGCGCGCGAAGATGCGCGAGGACGACCTGCGCGCCAGCCGCTCCGCCGGCGACCGGGTCGACCTGGGCAGCGAGGTCCCCGCCTCCGCCCGTGGAGCCGCCGCCCTTCAGGCTGCCTCCACCCAGCAGGGCAAGCCGTACGTCTCCGGCGGTACCGGCCCCAACTCGTTCGACTGCTCGGGTCTGACCCAGTGGGCCTACCACCAGGCCGGTGTCGAGATCACCCGCACCACGTACACCCAGATCAACCAGGGCACCCAGATCGGGCGCAGCCAGTTGAAGCCCGGGGACCTGGTCTTCTTCAGCAACACCTCGCACGTGGCCCTCTACGCGGGCAACAACACCGTGCTGCACGCCCCGAAGCCGGGTGCCGTGGTCCGCTTCGAGTCGATGAACACCGTCGGCAGCTACCAGACCGCCGTGCGCATCTGA
- a CDS encoding glycosyltransferase family 87 protein encodes MTGSSSAQPAFVVWALTRALLLLCVIKVITLPGPDVTSDVSVIYQGWYDVLRSGSYPQSDVTWQYPPLAALAILSPALLPFLDYASAFFVLAFLCDALVLGLLLYAGRGTARRTAGAWVWVAGVPLLGTTAYARYDVMVTAVAVAALLAGVRHPRVLGALAAVGALLKVWPALLLAGTARGRRTRLAWATAAGTALGLLALCALAAPGALAFLGFQRDRGTEVESLGALVFHVARQFGWQGRVELHYGSLEFLGPHVPLVSTLALGLSVVAFGWLLVWRLKARTFGVSTPADAAFTAVLLFTTTSRVISPQYMLWLVGLAAVCLVFRESRMTLPACLVLAATGVTQLEFPLGFVHVVTSDATGVTLMFLRNGLLVAATLIAGGRLWRDTVTRPAPEVSRAGPERTPASAP; translated from the coding sequence ATGACGGGTTCGAGCAGCGCACAACCGGCCTTCGTGGTGTGGGCCCTCACCAGGGCTCTCCTGCTGCTCTGCGTCATCAAGGTGATCACGCTGCCGGGCCCCGACGTGACGAGCGACGTGTCGGTGATCTACCAGGGCTGGTACGACGTGCTGCGCTCGGGCAGCTACCCGCAGTCCGACGTCACCTGGCAGTACCCGCCGCTCGCGGCACTCGCGATCCTCTCCCCCGCCCTGCTGCCGTTCCTGGACTACGCCTCGGCCTTCTTCGTCCTGGCGTTCCTCTGCGACGCGCTGGTGCTGGGTCTGCTGCTGTACGCGGGCCGGGGCACCGCCCGTCGGACGGCCGGGGCCTGGGTGTGGGTCGCGGGGGTGCCGCTGCTCGGTACGACCGCGTACGCCCGGTACGACGTGATGGTGACGGCCGTCGCGGTGGCGGCGCTGCTGGCCGGGGTGCGGCATCCACGGGTGCTGGGGGCGCTGGCGGCGGTCGGGGCGCTGCTGAAGGTGTGGCCGGCGCTGCTGCTCGCCGGTACGGCTCGCGGGCGCCGGACGCGCCTGGCGTGGGCGACCGCGGCCGGGACGGCGCTCGGGCTGCTGGCGCTGTGCGCTCTGGCGGCGCCCGGCGCGCTGGCCTTTCTCGGTTTCCAGCGCGACCGGGGCACCGAGGTCGAGTCGCTGGGTGCGCTGGTCTTCCATGTGGCGCGGCAGTTCGGCTGGCAGGGCCGGGTGGAGCTGCATTACGGCTCGCTGGAGTTCCTGGGCCCGCACGTGCCGCTGGTGAGCACGCTCGCGCTGGGGCTGAGCGTGGTGGCGTTCGGCTGGCTGCTGGTGTGGCGGCTGAAGGCGCGCACGTTCGGTGTGAGTACGCCGGCGGACGCGGCGTTCACCGCGGTGCTGCTGTTCACCACCACGAGCCGGGTGATCAGCCCCCAGTACATGCTGTGGCTGGTCGGTCTGGCCGCGGTGTGCCTGGTCTTCCGGGAGAGCCGGATGACGCTGCCGGCCTGTCTGGTGCTGGCGGCGACGGGCGTCACCCAGCTGGAGTTCCCGCTCGGGTTCGTCCATGTGGTGACGAGCGACGCGACGGGCGTGACCCTGATGTTCCTGCGCAACGGACTGCTGGTCGCCGCGACGCTGATCGCGGGCGGGCGGCTGTGGCGTGACACGGTGACGCGGCCGGCCCCCGAGGTCAGCCGAGCCGGTCCCGAACGTACTCCCGCCAGCGCGCCGTGA